The region CATGTAGCATTCCACAGCGCGCACATTGTTTGAAGGAAAAGACGCATTGTGATTTTTAGGAGTACAATATCAATAACAATGACAGTTGACAATTATTTTATCATCCACCAACCCTAATTGGCCTTGCACTCAAAACTCAAACAGACTTCTGACAACATTCAATAGCAGTGGGGTGAGGAACTGGAAATTATTCTGAGGCTGGGGACTTGATTCAGAAATGAATATCCATCATATGATTCTCTTGTTCTCCTTCTTTCGTTCCTCCTTCACATTTCTTGCCTTCACCCTGCACCTttacattattttcatttttcctttcttttccactTTATTTACCTTTGGTTTAATCTCTTTCTCCCACTGAATGTCCGTAGCAGTTTTACTTTCCCTTTAAACAGGCCACAAATTGGAAGGGAACATTCCGGGTGGCTGAAAGAATCTGAAGGGTTAGAGAAACGGGGAAGAAACTAGAAGTATTGAAGGGGAATAAGTGGGAACCACTGAAGTAATAAAAATAACAAGAGAGAGAAGAGTAAAGCTTCTGTTGTTACTAGAGGAGCACATGGCTGTGAATGAGTGCTGGCAGTGCTCAGGAGCACACTGTTCTATAGACAGACGACTTTTGTTTTTTGCACACTGACTGGGGTCAAGGCCATGTTGCAGTCCCTGAGAAATCTAACCCTATTGATCATAAGGGGATATCCATGCACGTACCTATGCTTGTTTACAATGTTTCTTATAAGAGTGGCAGATCTGTCCGAGGTTAGAATGGACATAGATGGGGTTTAAAATTCTGGCTGACTGAATAGTTTTCTGATGTAGGTCTGTCTATGTTTTGAGAAGGTATGTTTGAGGTTCAAATTTTAATGTTTTGAGATTGTTACTCAGAAGTTAAGTGTTACTTACATGCCACCACAGCCTGCTATTTCTCTCAAGTTGGAAAGCCACAGAATCTCCCTCGAACTTTGACAGcctgccctgttccctgacctGACCTTTAAATGTAAAATAAGCCAGTGTCCATCCAAATTAAGGGAATGCTTCTGTGGAAATCGCAAAAAGAGAGCGTTTTTCCCTAATGGTGAGTTCAGGGCAAAGGAACAATCTCAATTTCTGCTTTCTGACCCCTGAGGGACCAGCTCCAGGTTGCTGGATGTGATGCGCATTTAATTAGGTGGAGACTTTGTAATACAGCAGAAGTCTGAACAGTCAGTAGCCTAAAGGGtgtaagataacacagtgtggtgctgcagagacacagcaggtcaagcaacatcagagggggaggaaagctgatgtttcgggcctagacccttcttcagaaattaagaaGATGTAGGGTGTGTTGTGTTTCATATAGAAAGGATAAGAGGAGTTTGAAGTCAAGTTTCTGGGTACATTTCTGATTTTTCTGCTTATTTCATAGATGACTGCTGTCTCAAACACTTTATTTGAAGACATTTATAATGGAATGGGTGAAGACCCACTCAGAGGCTTCTTATTTTTGATTGAATCTGGTTGGGTAGTAATCTTTGGCTGGAATGTGACTGTAAAATAATTGAAAGTGCTAAGGTGTTTTACATAATGTAATCAGCAATTAACGTAAATTGAACATAATTcaaatggaatgttgaaaatTAAGGGAGGCAAAACACATAATGGAAAAAAGGAAAACTTACAGATGATACAGATTATGAAATAGTGCTCAAAGCACAGATACTAATCATAACAAAAAGAAGCAATTTTAATATGAAAAACTGTCTGacaaaaatgattttttaatGACAAAATACACATTTCAGCAAATGAAGCATACAGGTTTTTCTGTTTGGATGGCAAACACATAAAATTTACCCACAACCAGATTTTGTAATGTTGCAACTTCCCTTGTATTGCATATATATATTGAAGATTATGTTTGAGTTTTGCTGAAAAACAGCCATACTGCTGAAGCTTGgtgtcttgcattcatcaggagaAATGCAAAGCAATCAAGTTTTAACGGAAAGAGTAAACATCACTGCAAGCACAAAAAGGTGTGGAATCATTGGGAAGTGGAGTCTGGTTGGTCAAAGTGCTGAGAAGGAGAATGCAACCAGGATCAATTATCCCCCAAGCTTCTGTTTAAAGTCAAGAAGGGCTAATCAGCCCTGGTTCATTGAAGCACAGCCATGGGGAGCCCATGAGGGAATAGATAATGGTGCAATGGTTGgacatgttctttctgtttgcaTATGAATTTTATGTATAGCTTCCAACCAACATAAATGAGCCACACTGTGGGcctgactccccacctacgtccgtgacaccacccacgccctccacctcctccaggacttccaagtccctggcccccaacacctcatattcaccatggacgtccagtccctgtacacctgcattccgcatggagatggcctcaaggccctccgcttcttcctgtcccacaggcccgaccagtccccctccaccgacactctcatccgcctagctgaactcgtcctcacactcaacaacttctcttttgactcctcccacttcctacagactaagggggtggccatgggcacccgcatgggccccagctatgcctgcctctttgtaggttacgtggaacagcccttcttccgcacctacacaggccccaaaccccacatcttcctccggtacattgatgactgtatcggcgccgcctcttgctccccagaggagcttgaacagttcatccacttcaccaacaccttccaccccaaccttcagttcacctgggccatctccagcacatccctcaccttcctggacctctcagtctccatctcaggcaaccagcttgtaactgatgtccatttcaagcccaccgactcccacagctacctagaatacacctcctcccacccaccctcctgcaaaaattccatcccctattcccaattcctccgcctccgccgcatctgctcccacgataagacattccactcccgcacatcccagatgtccaagttctttaaggactgcaactttctccccacagtgatcgagaacgcccttgaccgcgttctccgtatttcccgcaacacatccctcacaccccgcccccgccacaaccgccctaagaggatccccctcattctcacacaccaccctaccaacctccggatacaacgcatcatcctccgacacttccgccatttacaatccgaccccaccacccaagacatgtttccatcccctcccctgtctgctttccggagagaccactctctccgtgactcccttgttcgctccacactgccctccaaccccaccacacccggcaccttcccctgcaaccgcaggaaatgctacacttgtccccacacctcctccctcacccctatcccaggccccaagatgacattccacattaagcagaggttcacctgcacatctgccaatgtggtatactgcatccattgtacccggtgcggcttcctctacattggggaaaccaagcggaggcttggagaccgctttgcagaacacctccgctcagttcgcaacaaacaactgcacctcccagtcgcaaaccatttccactccccctcccattctctagatgacatgtccatcatgggcctcctgcactgccacaatgatgccacccgaaggttgcaggaacagcaactcatattccgcctgggaaccctgcagccatatggtatcaatgtggacttcaccagtttcaaaatctccccttcccctactgcatccctaaaccagcctagttcgtcccctccccccactgcaccacacaaccagcccagctcttcccccccacccactgcatcccaaaaccagtccaacctgtctctgcctccctaaccggttcttcctctcacccatcccttcctcccacaccaagccgcacccccagctacctactaacctcatcccacctccttgacctgtccgtcttccgtggacagacctatcccctccctacctccctacctatactctctccacctatcttctttactctccatcttcggtccgcctccccctctctccctatttattccagctccctctccccatccccctctctgatgaagggtctaggcccgaaacgtcagcttttgtgctcctgagatgctgcttggcctgctgtgttcatccagcctcacattttattataatgttaAATTAATCTTGATGATACAAGACACaaattttttttgacaaaatCCAATTCTGTATGATTAACAGTTTTATATTTGTTAACTATCAACTCCAAACTAACCCTTAAATGTAGAATGCCATTGGGCTCAATGTGCAACAAGAaagaaatatttttcaaataattgTATTACTTCAAGGATGAATGGGAATCTCTATTAGTGCAAGTTTGGAATCTACGTCCTTTTTTTATCTCTGCAATTGCTAAAGCAGAATTGTTCATCCGAGTAGGTCAGTTTGATCTCTCATTATTCCCTGCAAATTCCACCGCCAAAAGTATCTTTTGCCACAACTATTTGCAGAGTATATTTTGTGGCCTGTTCTCTGACTGCAAACCTCTTAATTAAAACCTTATTCAAAACGGACCTAGCGAATTATGGCGTATAAAATAATATAGTTCAAATATGCATAATATCAGTCTGCAGAAACTGcaactgcatttaaaataaatattatatCCGCTCATCCATTCCTTTAAGACGATTTGATTAATGAATTTTCAGTAAATTCACACTTCACCTTTGATAGGAGATGGTACATGTGTCAACATGTTCTCCTCTGAGTGTAAGAAGTTCCCATCCTGACTCTTAGAAGTGCAAGTTTCCTGATGTGGCCTGGTCTTTTTGCTGGTCACAATGCACGGATGAACATCCAAAGACAAGTGCCGACTGTGCTTTTTCTCACCATTGACAGTTGTGTTCCCTTCGCTTTTACTGGAAGATGAATCTTGAAAATATTTCGAAGTCGAGTCCAGGAGAGGAGCGGCGAGACCGTCCGTCGCTGTTTTTCTCCTTGCGGGTTTGGGTTTCTCCCCCTTGTTGTTTTCCAACTTGAAGGCACTGGAGGGCTCTCTGAAAGGCTGGTGCAGTGGGTTGGTGGTTGGGATCCATTTCATTTTCTTTCGGGGCCTCTTTATGATGAGCTGCTCGTTGTTGTCGATGTCTGCGGGGTCCACACTGGGGTCAATGGTTTGGATACCGGCATCGCGCATGGTGGGAGTGACATCGTGGTTAGACTGGGCCAGAGCGGCCAGCAGCTGGCGCACCACGTTGTCGTACATCAGGTCGCTCTCGTTGGTGATGAAGTCCAGACGGTTCAGCGACTTGATGTGGTCGCGGTTTTCGTTGCAGAACAGGGCGAGGATGTTGATGTCGCAGAACTGCGACTTCTGCCACTGCTTTTTGGTCTTGATGCCGACCTTATGCAGCTTGTCGAAGATGAAGTTGGACTTCCTGACGATGAAAAGATGGATGAGGTTGATCAGAATGATCAGGTTGATGAAGCACAGCAGTACAATGTCCACGATGGCGATGATGCGCTGCATCTGCACCGAAGGCAGCTTACAATTGACATGGACATGGAGTGCCTCACTGCTGGACAGGTCAGGGGGCTCTCCCAAAGGACAAGTGAACTCGTTCTGTTTCTGGTTGGCGTAGTACGTGCACAGGTAACTGATTGGGATGATACTGAGGAACACCACCGACAGTTGCCGCGACAGGTAAAGCCTGGCCAAGAAGTTACTCTGGCCTCGCCGCTCCAGGTATTTCTCGAACAGGTTCTGCTCCGGGCTTTTCTCCTTCTCCGCGTTCTCAATGATCTCCCTTTTCTCCTTCTCCGTGATGCCCGCCCCTTTCGATTGGATCTGCTTCTCGATTTTGGGAGCCCTCCCCTCCGCGGCGCGGTGGTAGCAGTTGTCTATCTCCTGAAGCAGGAAGTTGAGCTCCGAGGTCAGCCTGGTGGATGCCAGGAACTCCCAGCCCAGGGCTGGGATGTACATGATACCGGCGAAGGCGAGCAGCGCGTACGGGAGGAACTTGTGCTCAAACAGGGATGGCCGCTGACTCGGCTCCACACCCGGCACAGCATCTCTCAGCTCGGTCCAGCAGTATCCTCGGGCGTATAACGCCTGGTCACGGGTGAAATTGTTGGGCGTGTAACAGTATATCGACTCTTCTGTATAACAGAGAGAAAAGTCacggttgtttttttttaatcctgtcAATGGTGCTCtgtaaattaaacattttaaataacTCAATCAATTGTATTACATTTCATTTTCCAAATGTTGACATCTGCCTTGAAGTCCCAATCCTTAATTTGTTCTACTCATTCCGCTAATCACACACATCTCGTCTCCCTTCTGTTGCATTGCTGCCAGGTTTTACTGTTTTGAATTGCCTTAAGGAAGCACGTAAACCTAATCTTCTGAAAAATAACTTTTTTCTCTCTGTACGAAACTGCATAAATACCAAATTATTTCTTCGGGCAACTCGTGAATCCTACTTGGCTTTGATTGTGGGGATGGTGCTGATAGTCCTAACAGTGTAGGTGATATTTACAACATCTACTGATCCAGCTAAGTTTTTGGGCCACATTAGGGTAGCTTCATGGATGGGCGGGCAGTGCGTATGTAGGTGCCACTGGTTTTCTGACACCACCCTAGCATTGTAGCTGGGAGTGAGTTGGGAGTGAAGGTGATGCAGGGTTACCCTCCTCAAAGTGTTGGAGAGAGAGTGCAGCACCATTGATCTCATTAAAGGCCTCATGTCAGAGACTGATTCAAATATTACAGCTAGCCTCCAGGTCCCTGGAGGTGTTCGGGGAAGAGCTCAGATGCCAGGAGAAGGTGACATCCTGATGCCAGTGTGGGAACTAGCCCTCCAGACAGGCTATAGACACTGCCAGGGTTGAGTGGCAGCCATCAACCACCCTTTGCAGGGCATTGCTGTCTCCCTTTCCCAAACAGTGGTAGCCTGACTCCTGAGGATATTTGTTCAATTtaaagtgttggagagagagTGCAGCACCATCTTGGAGTACATTCTCTCTTGCTTATCTGGAAAGGCAAGTATTGGCTTTGTAAATACTGGGGGGATTCCTATTGACCTCCCAACTTCAAGAGCCTATGAGCCATCTGGATGGTAAGTCCACCCTCTAGGCACAAATTGACCAAGAAAATCACCTTGTAAGCTCCTGACTCCTATTTGACCATGACAGCAGTTTCCAGAGCCCTAGTACAGAGAGAATGTAGCACAGTTGTCAAGTTTCTGATTGAAACCTCTCCTCTGAAGAATGACTAATGTTAGAAAATTATTTATGAATAACGTCTTCAATTGTTAGGGAAATGTGATGGTCTTTTAACACTATAGCTATGCAAATTTAAATACTTAATCTCAGTCTCTACATTTCACTCATACAAAATTTCACAAGTGGTTATGAAATATTCTTATCCAACAACTATGCAATGCTTCAACTGATTTTCACTGTAGCTTATAGGAGGCAGACTGCTGTAGTACAAAGCAATCCATAGTTATAGCGAGTACATTTTCCAGAGTTAAGATACTTTTTATCTAGGCTAAATTTAAATTAAGCTAGTGACCACCTGGAAAGCCTCCAGTTGATTGTCACCAGGATATTTAGATTAGAGTTCAGGCAAAAAGAAGCTCCTACTCTGGAGGCAGCAAGACTTAGACTTCTTctggggaaaaagaaacagatgtAATGAAAAATGGTCCTCTAACTTTCGTATCTGAGTTCCAAACCAACCTTATAAAGACCACAGGAGATCTCTCTGCATTGCATCAGCCATAGAATTTAGCATCATGGTTATGCTtgaacaaaattattttaaatttgaccatctgCATAGTTTTGAATCTTCTTCAGAGATTGGTTTGAAGCAAGAAAATAATCACAACTATAATCAGATAGCAACTTCAACATTCAGATTACAAATTTACCAGAACTGTATGATGTTCAATTGTCAATAGTATCTAGCTTGAGTGTTAGTTCAGCATTTGACTGTACCATAAGCAGTGTAATAAACTGACTTGAAAGACAGGATGCTTTGCTTTTGGCATTGTAGTGTCATTTAATCTTGAAATTATTTTTTAACCTGGGCCATTTGAGATTTGATGAACGTCATGCCTCATTATTTCCTTATATTGCAATAGCCAATGTTTGTACAGTGCGTATTGAATTAAActttataaataaaaataaataatgaaaagccaCTGGTATTGCCTGGCTGTAAAGTAATTTTGTGAGGGTTCAAGTCAATGGTCATTTTCACTCCACCAGGATAATGCAAGTACTATTATTAATGAAAAGAAAAGTAGGAACACATGGTTTTCATGCCACCAAATAAAGTTAATATTGTGAACCATGTTTTCATGCAATTTAATATTTGGATGAATTTTATAAAATGTGTTGGAAATGAAAGCTACATTATGGAATTGTCTAATGATTTTTAATATGTAGCTTCAGTTACTTGTGGTGACCAGTGCATTCAGGTgtctttttttgcttctttcacaGGGTTTCAGTttca is a window of Stegostoma tigrinum isolate sSteTig4 chromosome 25, sSteTig4.hap1, whole genome shotgun sequence DNA encoding:
- the panx2 gene encoding pannexin-2 isoform X2; the encoded protein is MHNIIDHQPDMATALLAGEKLKELILPSQQDEKGSPFAAFMVQLKLELPFDRVVSIGTVIIPILLVTLVFTKNFAEESIYCYTPNNFTRDQALYARGYCWTELRDAVPGVEPSQRPSLFEHKFLPYALLAFAGIMYIPALGWEFLASTRLTSELNFLLQEIDNCYHRAAEGRAPKIEKQIQSKGAGITEKEKREIIENAEKEKSPEQNLFEKYLERRGQSNFLARLYLSRQLSVVFLSIIPISYLCTYYANQKQNEFTCPLGEPPDLSSSEALHVHVNCKLPSVQMQRIIAIVDIVLLCFINLIILINLIHLFIVRKSNFIFDKLHKVGIKTKKQWQKSQFCDINILALFCNENRDHIKSLNRLDFITNESDLMYDNVVRQLLAALAQSNHDVTPTMRDAGIQTIDPSVDPADIDNNEQLIIKRPRKKMKWIPTTNPLHQPFREPSSAFKLENNKGEKPKPARRKTATDGLAAPLLDSTSKYFQDSSSSKSEGNTTVNGEKKHSRHLSLDVHPCIVTSKKTRPHQETCTSKSQDGNFLHSEENMLTHVPSPIKVICLKEVLQAILNIHQRAA
- the panx2 gene encoding pannexin-2 isoform X1 encodes the protein MHNIIDHQPDMATALLAGEKLKELILPSQQDEKGSPFAAFMVQLKLELPFDRVVSIGTVIIPILLVTLVFTKNFAEESIYCYTPNNFTRDQALYARGYCWTELRDAVPGVEPSQRPSLFEHKFLPYALLAFAGIMYIPALGWEFLASTRLTSELNFLLQEIDNCYHRAAEGRAPKIEKQIQSKGAGITEKEKREIIENAEKEKSPEQNLFEKYLERRGQSNFLARLYLSRQLSVVFLSIIPISYLCTYYANQKQNEFTCPLGEPPDLSSSEALHVHVNCKLPSVQMQRIIAIVDIVLLCFINLIILINLIHLFIVRKSNFIFDKLHKVGIKTKKQWQKSQFCDINILALFCNENRDHIKSLNRLDFITNESDLMYDNVVRQLLAALAQSNHDVTPTMRDAGIQTIDPSVDPADIDNNEQLIIKRPRKKMKWIPTTNPLHQPFREPSSAFKLENNKGEKPKPARRKTATDGLAAPLLDSTSKYFQDSSSSKSEGNTTVNGEKKHSRHLSLDVHPCIVTSKKTRPHQETCTSKSQDGNFLHSEENMLTHVPSPIKDSNLSEGGAASNIKYSSESCLTLPISKAYATNYTNNLPTVTVPSNLEKDVCETKAQFNRNPTHPLINIQNIPALYEDREDEAFSSSFLNARVTSSADATDLPTRSPEKILLATFEDPIVMVSTIEY